A part of Paenibacillus sp. 481 genomic DNA contains:
- a CDS encoding helix-turn-helix domain-containing protein gives MHTAGTASTAGTAGTSGATSAIHTAGATNAASTAGTTGTSSAAAGGITPSSAAETALSMTAAFAVGAASALPKGLQPSTMRQIVHLLQQQRSFLTAEEVADGVGLARVTARRYLDYLVQTGCVRLDIRYGSVGRPVNRYGLISPAESPSRS, from the coding sequence ATGCACACAGCGGGTACAGCCAGTACAGCGGGTACAGCAGGTACATCTGGTGCAACTAGCGCAATTCACACAGCCGGTGCAACTAATGCAGCTAGCACAGCGGGCACAACTGGCACGTCATCAGCTGCCGCAGGTGGCATCACGCCTAGCTCAGCGGCTGAAACCGCCTTGAGCATGACGGCAGCCTTCGCAGTAGGCGCAGCATCTGCACTGCCTAAAGGCTTGCAACCAAGCACGATGCGGCAAATTGTACATTTGTTGCAGCAGCAACGCTCCTTTTTGACGGCCGAGGAAGTCGCAGACGGCGTTGGGTTAGCCCGAGTAACCGCCCGCCGCTATTTAGATTATTTGGTTCAGACAGGCTGTGTCCGCCTTGATATTCGTTACGGTAGCGTAGGTAGACCTGTGAATCGTTACGGACTTATCTCACCTGCTGAATCACCGTCTCGCTCCTAA
- a CDS encoding ATP-binding protein, which yields MHSFNIRHLRHIRNLPVYGKIALLAFGLASFSLLIGGTIVLGIMTRMTEEELGRRLMTTARTVAEQPHIRQKVQLPVKQAQDIAYETENIRMINEVSYIVVLNMERIRYSHPIADRIGQPIEDKDAEPAFAEHSYLSKVKGEVGAALRAYVPIMNAQHHQVGVVMAGMLLPSIGEMIWNQRGPIAATLLLALVFGLLGAWQLSRHIKRQMYNLEPQEIARILLERTAAFQAMHEGVIAVDNKERITIFNERAKQIFDIEGNPVGRPIRDVIPDTRLPEILMLQQPIYNRELIVRNAVIWSNRIPITVQGQTVGAIAIFQDRTELTHLAEELTGVKAFVDALRVQNHEYMNKLHTIAGLIQLEHYEQALDYLFEVSERQEELLSFVKERFSDEGIGGLLLSKISRGQELGIHVELDNRSGLTHFPPKLDRHDLVLLLGNLIENAFDALEASTRERKDIVISVEQDDFVLSIMIEDNADGMDEFTQQHMLEKGFSTKAADGRGIGLYLIRNIIEKGCGELVCHSSTGNGTTMTVTFPMQEEA from the coding sequence ATGCATTCATTCAACATTCGCCACTTGCGCCATATTCGCAATTTGCCCGTATATGGGAAAATTGCGTTGCTTGCTTTCGGCCTAGCTTCTTTTTCGCTCTTAATAGGCGGTACCATCGTGCTCGGCATTATGACGCGTATGACCGAAGAGGAGCTTGGACGACGGTTAATGACGACGGCGCGAACCGTAGCAGAGCAGCCGCACATCCGTCAAAAGGTGCAGCTCCCCGTTAAGCAAGCACAAGATATCGCCTACGAAACCGAAAATATTCGGATGATTAATGAGGTGTCCTATATCGTGGTGCTCAATATGGAGCGGATTCGCTATTCTCATCCGATTGCGGACCGGATCGGGCAGCCGATTGAAGATAAAGATGCGGAGCCTGCCTTTGCGGAGCATTCGTATTTGTCCAAAGTAAAAGGCGAAGTTGGCGCCGCACTGCGGGCTTATGTGCCCATCATGAACGCGCAGCATCATCAAGTTGGCGTCGTGATGGCTGGAATGCTGCTGCCAAGCATTGGCGAGATGATATGGAATCAGCGTGGGCCAATTGCGGCAACGCTGCTGCTCGCACTCGTATTCGGGTTGCTCGGGGCTTGGCAGCTATCCCGTCATATTAAGCGGCAAATGTACAACTTGGAGCCGCAAGAAATTGCGCGCATCTTATTGGAGCGCACGGCAGCTTTTCAAGCGATGCACGAGGGTGTCATCGCGGTAGATAACAAGGAGCGCATCACGATTTTTAATGAGCGCGCGAAGCAAATTTTCGACATTGAAGGCAATCCGGTGGGCCGACCCATTCGTGATGTTATCCCTGATACGCGGCTACCCGAAATTTTGATGCTGCAACAGCCGATATATAATCGGGAGCTGATCGTGCGCAACGCGGTCATTTGGAGCAACCGCATTCCTATTACGGTGCAAGGGCAAACCGTCGGAGCGATCGCCATTTTTCAAGATCGAACGGAATTAACGCATTTGGCGGAAGAATTAACAGGCGTCAAAGCGTTTGTCGATGCCCTGCGCGTCCAAAATCATGAATACATGAACAAGCTGCATACGATTGCAGGTCTTATCCAATTGGAGCATTACGAACAAGCACTCGATTATTTATTCGAAGTGTCAGAGCGGCAGGAAGAGTTGCTCTCCTTTGTCAAGGAACGCTTCTCCGATGAAGGCATCGGCGGACTGTTACTAAGTAAAATTTCACGTGGTCAGGAACTCGGTATTCACGTAGAATTAGACAATCGCAGCGGACTCACGCATTTTCCACCGAAGTTGGATCGGCATGATCTCGTACTGCTGCTCGGAAACTTAATTGAGAACGCTTTCGACGCCTTGGAAGCATCTACACGTGAACGGAAAGATATTGTCATTAGCGTGGAACAAGACGATTTTGTCCTGTCGATTATGATTGAGGATAATGCGGACGGGATGGATGAATTCACGCAGCAGCATATGCTGGAGAAAGGCTTTTCCACCAAGGCTGCCGACGGGCGCGGCATCGGACTTTATTTAATTCGCAATATTATTGAAAAAGGGTGCGGCGAACTGGTCTGCCATTCGTCTACTGGCAACGGCACGACGATGACTGTCACCTTTCCCATGCAAGAAGAAGCTTAA
- a CDS encoding DctP family TRAP transporter solute-binding subunit, producing the protein MRSFVSIGLFVLVGLITAILIGFPPSMAKPLPYDAEQAGLKDRIVIKFSHVVAENTPKGLAAEHFAKLVRERLSDRVEVQVYPNGILYSDKYELDALSRGEVHMIAPSFSNLTNAFPSWGAFDLPFAFPNQQAVDEALYGNIGKQLLAELANANMKGISFWNNGFKQVTSAQRPLIHPADFAGQTFRILPSKVLEQQFHALGAQAVMMPFTEVYRSVVRGDVDGQENTISNIYSKRLYQVQQHMTLSNHGYLGYAIIVNRTFWEELPADVRGVLEQALAETTQWNRELAQRLNDEQLHEIVKSGTMDIHQLSATERDEWIAALAPIYKQVEEEVGASLLQQIKTLRQQYNFDSP; encoded by the coding sequence ATGAGATCGTTCGTTAGTATCGGATTATTTGTGCTTGTTGGTCTTATTACTGCTATTCTGATCGGGTTTCCCCCCAGCATGGCAAAGCCCTTACCCTACGATGCGGAGCAAGCAGGGCTGAAAGATCGGATCGTGATTAAATTCAGTCATGTTGTCGCTGAAAATACACCCAAAGGCTTGGCGGCGGAGCATTTTGCTAAGCTGGTGCGCGAACGTTTGAGTGATCGCGTCGAAGTACAGGTGTACCCGAATGGCATCCTATATTCGGATAAGTATGAACTAGATGCCCTTAGTCGGGGCGAGGTGCACATGATCGCACCTTCCTTCTCGAATTTAACGAACGCCTTCCCGAGTTGGGGGGCGTTTGACTTGCCGTTTGCCTTCCCGAATCAGCAAGCAGTAGACGAAGCGCTGTACGGTAACATTGGCAAGCAGCTGCTTGCGGAGCTGGCGAACGCGAATATGAAAGGCATCTCCTTTTGGAACAACGGATTTAAGCAAGTGACGAGCGCACAGAGGCCATTAATTCACCCCGCAGATTTTGCGGGCCAGACGTTCCGCATTTTACCGAGCAAAGTATTGGAACAGCAGTTCCATGCCCTAGGCGCCCAAGCGGTCATGATGCCCTTTACCGAGGTGTACCGCAGTGTGGTGCGCGGTGATGTTGATGGTCAGGAAAATACGATTTCGAATATTTACAGTAAGCGTCTTTATCAGGTGCAGCAGCATATGACGTTGAGTAATCATGGGTATTTGGGTTATGCGATCATCGTTAATCGCACGTTCTGGGAGGAGCTTCCGGCTGATGTGCGTGGCGTGTTGGAGCAGGCGTTAGCCGAGACGACGCAATGGAATCGGGAGCTTGCCCAGCGGCTTAATGACGAGCAGCTCCATGAAATTGTGAAAAGTGGCACGATGGATATTCATCAGCTAAGTGCCACGGAGCGGGACGAGTGGATAGCGGCGTTGGCGCCGATTTATAAGCAAGTGGAGGAGGAGGTTGGCGCTTCATTATTACAGCAAATTAAGACGTTGCGACAACAATATAACTTCGACAGCCCTTAA
- a CDS encoding dicarboxylate/amino acid:cation symporter, with the protein MRINFKNLTVQVVIAIILGILVGHFFPAFGEKLKVLGDVFIKLIKMVIAPIVLFTVVNGIASMGDMKKVGRIGGKALLYFEIVTTIALAIGLIVVNIIKPGDGFDTAAVQGDVSQYVQKAEENNQSMLEFVIAIVPENIVGALAKGDLLPILFFAVFFGLALTAMGEKAKPVVDLFDRLTHAFFNIVNMIMKVSPIAAFGAMAYTIGKFGIGSLTKLGLLMTCVYITMFLFVVFILGGIARMFGFRIFKFIRYIKDEILLVLGTSSSESALPNLMDKLEKYGCSKSVVGLVVPTGYSFNLDGTSIYLSMAAIFIAQAYGVDLSVWEQLVLLGILMLTSKGAAGVTGSGFITLAATLAAFPTIPVAGLAILIGVDRFMSEARAITNLIGNGVATVVVAKMEKEFHPPAEYAADSDFRNRASLKKNPVAEAK; encoded by the coding sequence ATGAGAATCAACTTTAAAAACTTAACGGTCCAAGTGGTCATCGCTATTATTCTTGGTATATTGGTCGGTCATTTCTTCCCAGCTTTTGGTGAGAAGCTAAAGGTACTCGGGGACGTCTTTATTAAGCTGATTAAAATGGTTATCGCGCCGATCGTCTTGTTCACGGTCGTGAATGGTATTGCCAGCATGGGCGATATGAAAAAGGTTGGTCGCATCGGCGGTAAAGCGCTGCTTTATTTTGAAATCGTGACCACCATTGCGTTGGCAATCGGACTTATCGTGGTTAACATTATTAAACCGGGCGATGGCTTTGACACCGCTGCTGTGCAAGGGGATGTTAGCCAGTACGTGCAAAAAGCAGAGGAAAACAATCAGAGCATGTTGGAGTTCGTCATCGCGATCGTGCCTGAAAATATAGTTGGAGCATTGGCAAAAGGCGACTTGCTGCCAATCTTGTTCTTCGCGGTATTTTTCGGCTTGGCGTTGACAGCGATGGGCGAGAAAGCGAAGCCTGTTGTCGATTTGTTTGATCGACTAACACATGCGTTTTTCAATATCGTAAATATGATTATGAAAGTATCTCCAATTGCTGCGTTCGGTGCTATGGCGTACACGATCGGTAAATTCGGGATCGGATCATTAACAAAGCTAGGCTTATTGATGACTTGCGTCTATATTACGATGTTCTTGTTCGTCGTATTTATTTTGGGCGGTATTGCGCGTATGTTCGGTTTCCGCATCTTTAAATTTATTCGTTACATTAAAGACGAAATTTTACTCGTACTTGGTACGTCCTCTTCCGAGTCGGCACTGCCGAACTTGATGGATAAGCTGGAGAAGTACGGCTGCTCGAAATCGGTTGTCGGACTAGTTGTGCCGACAGGCTACTCTTTTAACTTGGACGGAACATCGATTTACTTATCTATGGCTGCGATATTTATTGCACAAGCGTACGGTGTTGATCTTTCCGTATGGGAGCAGTTGGTGCTGCTTGGCATTTTGATGCTTACATCTAAAGGAGCTGCGGGTGTAACGGGCTCAGGATTTATTACACTGGCAGCAACGCTGGCGGCGTTCCCGACGATCCCAGTTGCGGGTCTGGCCATCTTGATCGGTGTAGACCGCTTTATGTCTGAGGCTCGTGCGATTACGAACTTGATCGGTAACGGCGTAGCTACGGTTGTTGTGGCGAAAATGGAAAAAGAATTCCATCCGCCGGCTGAGTATGCAGCTGACAGTGATTTTAGAAATCGCGCATCCTTGAAGAAGAATCCGGTTGCTGAAGCGAAGTAG
- a CDS encoding GNAT family N-acetyltransferase: MHDIELRRPRLVDVEELHQFFSAVIKDTFAKEGLADLLDDIEHEYVSKQQYLKSDLDSSGRDRYFLIAVHQQDKQVIGTVECGPVSELIKDCTGQAWYGEYEIGTLYVHPNYQGRGIGTLLLNVMLLTLQSRGIDEFCLDSGYKSAQKIWMKKLGEPAHWLKDHWGEGEDHMIWRKNINELPLTFKA, encoded by the coding sequence GTGCATGATATAGAGCTAAGAAGGCCGCGATTAGTAGACGTAGAAGAACTGCATCAATTTTTTAGTGCCGTTATAAAGGATACGTTTGCAAAAGAAGGCTTGGCTGATTTACTGGACGATATCGAGCACGAATATGTGAGTAAACAGCAATATTTAAAGTCTGACTTGGACAGCAGCGGAAGAGACCGATATTTTTTAATAGCTGTACATCAACAAGATAAGCAAGTGATCGGTACAGTTGAGTGCGGCCCTGTTAGCGAATTAATTAAAGATTGCACGGGACAAGCATGGTACGGCGAGTATGAGATAGGAACGTTATATGTACATCCGAATTATCAAGGACGGGGTATTGGAACATTACTGTTAAATGTAATGCTTCTAACTTTGCAGAGTCGGGGCATTGACGAATTTTGTTTAGATAGCGGCTATAAGAGTGCGCAGAAAATATGGATGAAAAAATTAGGTGAGCCCGCTCATTGGTTGAAGGACCATTGGGGCGAGGGTGAGGATCATATGATATGGCGAAAAAATATAAATGAGCTGCCGCTTACGTTTAAAGCCTAG
- a CDS encoding DMT family transporter — MNRITLSYLYIILAMSIVGSSVVASKMIVLSLPLWLATGMRFLIATIILVPLLLIKEGKFPVVTRKDGWSLFLQCFAGVFMFNIFMLYGLKFTTASEGGIITSTIPAVVGLIAFLFLKEKLSMLKIVGILLAITGTMAVQLLGEFTPDSRGALSWLGNLLVFASVVCEALFIILGKSVSNRFSPLAISTAMSVIGLLLFAPFAAVEAASFDFAALSLQSWLLIIYFGVVVTVIAFLLMYKGLTNVPASTAGVLTGLIPITSLILSAVLLKEQLTWVHFTAIVCVLGGITFIAYGDKKVAITATAPPNIKVPHS, encoded by the coding sequence ATGAACAGAATAACACTGTCATATTTGTATATCATACTAGCAATGAGCATTGTCGGTAGCTCTGTTGTGGCAAGTAAAATGATCGTATTAAGCTTGCCCTTATGGCTGGCTACCGGTATGCGTTTTTTGATCGCAACCATTATTTTAGTACCGCTGCTGCTGATCAAGGAAGGAAAATTTCCCGTTGTGACGCGCAAAGATGGTTGGTCCTTATTTTTGCAATGCTTTGCGGGTGTATTTATGTTCAACATCTTTATGCTGTATGGGCTTAAGTTTACAACAGCGAGTGAAGGCGGCATCATTACGAGCACGATTCCTGCGGTTGTCGGCCTAATCGCCTTCTTGTTTCTTAAAGAAAAGTTGTCCATGCTCAAAATAGTCGGCATCCTACTTGCAATCACAGGTACAATGGCCGTGCAATTGCTCGGCGAGTTTACACCAGACAGCCGCGGTGCGCTCTCTTGGCTCGGCAATTTGCTCGTCTTCGCCTCTGTTGTCTGCGAGGCGCTGTTTATCATTTTAGGCAAGTCGGTATCAAATCGCTTCTCCCCGCTTGCCATTTCCACAGCAATGAGCGTCATCGGCTTGCTGTTGTTTGCACCGTTCGCAGCTGTTGAGGCTGCGTCATTCGACTTCGCGGCCCTCAGTCTGCAATCATGGCTGCTCATCATTTATTTTGGCGTCGTCGTAACCGTTATCGCCTTCCTACTCATGTACAAAGGGCTGACTAACGTACCTGCCAGTACAGCTGGCGTACTGACTGGCTTAATTCCGATCACAAGTCTGATCCTTTCAGCCGTCCTATTAAAAGAACAGCTGACATGGGTTCATTTTACCGCTATCGTATGTGTCTTGGGTGGGATTACATTTATTGCATACGGTGATAAAAAAGTAGCCATTACAGCCACCGCTCCACCTAATATCAAAGTGCCTCATTCTTGA
- a CDS encoding GNAT family N-acetyltransferase: MNPISNPTTTNSTSDTTQFSNPLHLFREVPTLHTDRFVLRQVTTADADDVWAIFSHEEVCSYIPLSPFGSHEDALKEIEWYASILHNQTGIRWGIEDRTSGRMIGTCGFFYIAAEHKRAEIGYDLAFSHWGQGVMTEVGRKVVAFGFQELQFNRIEAKIIPENVGSEKLLTKLGFQYEGTMRQSEFEKGGYVDIAMYALLRADFTARLASASAVAVATSSTNSTAAEPACDDIQGSAEFIKSNARSPFDQETAK; this comes from the coding sequence ATGAATCCGATTTCGAATCCGACTACCACAAACTCCACATCCGATACTACCCAATTTTCAAATCCATTACATCTATTTCGTGAAGTACCCACACTACATACAGACCGCTTTGTGCTGCGCCAAGTGACAACGGCAGATGCCGATGATGTATGGGCTATTTTTTCACACGAAGAGGTGTGCAGCTATATTCCGCTGTCTCCGTTTGGATCACATGAAGATGCCTTAAAGGAAATCGAATGGTATGCGAGCATTTTACATAACCAAACGGGAATACGCTGGGGTATCGAGGACCGCACAAGTGGACGTATGATTGGAACGTGCGGCTTCTTCTACATTGCAGCTGAACATAAACGCGCGGAAATCGGATACGATCTCGCCTTTTCGCATTGGGGACAAGGTGTGATGACCGAAGTTGGACGTAAAGTAGTTGCCTTTGGCTTTCAGGAGCTCCAATTCAATCGGATCGAGGCTAAAATCATTCCAGAAAATGTCGGATCAGAGAAGCTGCTGACCAAGCTCGGGTTTCAATATGAAGGAACGATGCGGCAATCCGAATTTGAAAAAGGCGGCTATGTCGACATCGCCATGTACGCCCTGCTGCGAGCTGATTTCACGGCAAGATTAGCGTCAGCGTCGGCAGTTGCAGTCGCAACGTCGTCCACGAACTCAACAGCAGCAGAGCCAGCATGTGACGATATCCAAGGCAGCGCTGAGTTTATAAAATCTAATGCTCGCAGCCCTTTCGATCAGGAGACTGCCAAATGA
- a CDS encoding DJ-1/PfpI family protein: MKVALIIWDEFTDLDLFLPWDLLNRVRLYGGRSDWEVNILGTKKEHVSDAGMVISTSGMLEEASRADAVLFTSGKKVPELINDPSFLSRITLNPDQQFIGAMCSGTLMLAALGLLENREATTYPTRREMLQAYGVTVVDRPFVIQDRIATAAGCLAAIDLSTWVIRSLAGEDMVSTVMQTVAPNGLQQAL; this comes from the coding sequence ATGAAAGTAGCTCTAATCATATGGGATGAATTTACCGATTTGGACTTATTTTTGCCTTGGGATCTTCTAAACCGTGTCCGATTGTATGGAGGTAGGAGCGATTGGGAAGTAAACATTCTAGGAACTAAAAAAGAACACGTATCGGATGCGGGCATGGTTATTTCTACATCGGGCATGTTAGAAGAAGCATCGAGAGCCGATGCTGTTCTTTTTACAAGTGGAAAAAAGGTGCCTGAATTAATAAACGATCCCTCCTTTCTGAGCAGAATAACACTCAACCCCGATCAACAATTTATTGGCGCGATGTGTTCTGGAACTCTAATGCTTGCCGCCTTGGGACTATTAGAAAATCGTGAGGCAACAACGTATCCTACACGGAGAGAAATGCTCCAAGCGTATGGAGTTACGGTAGTCGATCGACCGTTTGTCATTCAAGACCGAATTGCCACAGCGGCTGGTTGCCTAGCTGCTATTGACTTATCCACTTGGGTTATCCGCTCCTTAGCCGGGGAAGACATGGTTTCAACAGTCATGCAAACTGTTGCACCTAATGGACTACAACAAGCTTTATAA
- a CDS encoding aldo/keto reductase, translated as MNYRKLGKSNLNVSVIGLGTWQFGGEWGRDYTQPEVDGILSRAKELGINFIDTAECYGDHLSESFIGDFVSRDKREDWVIATKFGHKFHAHMDRTTQYGADEVLVQLDNSLRALQTDYIDLYQFHSGSDDDFNNDKLWTLLDKQVQAGKIRHLGLSLNKSNSMHQTERATEVGASVIQVVYNRLDREPEADVFHSCKAQDLGVLARVPLASGYLSGKYKPGAQFAANDVRQKHDQEAVYAKLEQVQHIMQTEVPAGMNMAEWALAWCLKHEAVTCVIPGCKDIAQVESNARAAAHVSTSHPQAVI; from the coding sequence ATGAACTATCGCAAATTAGGAAAATCGAACTTGAACGTGTCCGTCATTGGACTCGGCACATGGCAATTTGGCGGGGAGTGGGGCCGTGATTATACACAGCCTGAAGTCGATGGTATTTTAAGCCGTGCCAAAGAGCTAGGCATTAACTTTATTGATACCGCGGAATGTTATGGCGACCACCTGTCCGAGTCGTTTATCGGCGATTTTGTAAGCCGTGACAAGCGCGAAGACTGGGTCATTGCTACGAAATTCGGGCACAAATTCCATGCACATATGGATCGCACTACGCAGTATGGTGCAGATGAAGTGCTTGTGCAGTTGGACAACTCTTTGCGTGCGTTGCAAACCGATTACATCGACTTGTACCAGTTCCATTCGGGTTCAGACGATGACTTTAACAACGATAAGCTGTGGACGTTGCTCGACAAGCAAGTCCAAGCCGGCAAGATTCGTCACCTCGGCTTGTCGTTAAATAAAAGCAACAGCATGCACCAAACCGAGCGCGCTACGGAAGTCGGCGCGTCCGTTATTCAAGTCGTGTACAACCGACTTGACCGCGAGCCAGAAGCCGACGTGTTCCACTCCTGCAAGGCTCAGGACTTGGGCGTGCTGGCGCGTGTTCCGCTTGCTAGCGGCTACTTGAGCGGCAAGTACAAGCCAGGCGCGCAATTTGCTGCTAACGATGTGCGGCAGAAGCACGATCAGGAGGCTGTTTACGCGAAGCTTGAACAGGTGCAGCACATTATGCAGACCGAAGTTCCAGCAGGCATGAATATGGCCGAATGGGCATTGGCTTGGTGCTTGAAGCATGAGGCGGTTACATGCGTCATTCCAGGCTGTAAAGACATTGCACAAGTCGAAAGCAATGCTCGCGCTGCGGCACACGTTAGTACAAGCCATCCGCAAGCGGTCATATAA
- a CDS encoding PepSY domain-containing protein encodes MKKFVIATLVGALALGGVSAGVHAMNDDDNRYSKFAAAKLDDDVSMTDAEKVKITGPQAKQLALNLYNGTIEDIELEKENGRLVYHIDYKNTNDDKDVYVDALTGKAWHDQDDDRDDRDDDDNVKSVVAKKNVSNGNAIANKVKITKEQAIRIALNKVSGKVVEIELDKDDNQYEYEVEIKTNDGREVKIDVSATTGNVLKVDWED; translated from the coding sequence ATGAAAAAATTCGTAATCGCAACATTGGTAGGAGCATTGGCATTGGGTGGAGTTAGCGCTGGGGTGCACGCGATGAATGATGATGACAATAGATACAGCAAATTTGCGGCTGCAAAGCTGGACGATGATGTAAGCATGACGGATGCGGAAAAAGTGAAAATCACAGGCCCGCAAGCGAAGCAATTGGCTTTGAACTTGTACAACGGCACGATCGAAGACATCGAGTTGGAAAAAGAAAACGGACGTCTTGTCTATCATATCGACTACAAGAACACAAATGACGACAAAGACGTGTATGTCGATGCTTTGACAGGCAAAGCATGGCACGACCAAGATGATGACCGCGATGATCGTGACGATGACGACAATGTGAAGTCCGTCGTTGCAAAAAAGAACGTGTCCAATGGAAATGCGATTGCTAACAAAGTGAAAATCACGAAAGAGCAAGCTATTCGCATCGCGCTCAACAAAGTGTCTGGCAAAGTCGTAGAAATTGAACTGGACAAAGATGATAACCAATACGAGTACGAAGTTGAAATTAAAACGAACGATGGCCGTGAAGTAAAAATCGACGTATCTGCAACAACGGGTAACGTATTGAAAGTGGACTGGGAAGACTAA
- a CDS encoding PepSY domain-containing protein, with product MKKFVIATLVGALALGGVSAGVHAMNDDDNRYSKFAAAKLDDDVSMADAEKVKITGPQAKQLALNLYNGTIEEIELEKENGRLVYHIDYKNTNDDKDVYVDALTGKAWHDQDDDRDDRDDDDNVKSVVAKKNASNGNAIANKVKITKEQAIRIALNKVSGKVVEVELDKDDNQYEYEVEIKTNDGREVKIDVSATTGNVLKVDWEDED from the coding sequence ATGAAAAAATTCGTAATCGCAACATTGGTAGGAGCATTGGCATTGGGTGGAGTTAGCGCTGGGGTGCACGCGATGAATGATGATGACAATAGATATAGCAAATTTGCGGCTGCAAAGCTGGACGATGATGTAAGCATGGCGGATGCGGAAAAAGTGAAAATCACAGGCCCGCAAGCGAAGCAATTGGCTTTGAACTTGTACAACGGCACGATCGAGGAAATTGAGTTGGAAAAAGAAAACGGACGTCTTGTCTATCATATCGACTACAAGAACACAAATGACGACAAAGACGTGTATGTCGATGCTTTGACAGGCAAAGCATGGCACGACCAAGATGACGACCGCGATGATCGTGACGATGACGACAATGTGAAGTCCGTCGTTGCAAAAAAGAACGCGTCCAATGGGAATGCGATTGCTAACAAAGTGAAAATCACGAAAGAGCAAGCTATTCGCATCGCGCTTAACAAAGTGTCTGGCAAAGTCGTAGAAGTGGAACTCGACAAAGATGATAACCAATACGAGTACGAAGTTGAAATTAAAACGAACGATGGCCGTGAAGTGAAAATTGACGTATCTGCAACAACGGGCAACGTATTGAAAGTGGACTGGGAAGACGAAGATTAA
- a CDS encoding AraC family transcriptional regulator, whose protein sequence is MDSLQGMNGAIQYIEDHLTDEIDFKEVARIALCSEYHFKRMFSSLAGISLSEYIRRRRLTCAAFELKDSPVKVIDLAIKYGYNSPDSFARAFQQLHGITPSEARNSGHPLKAYPRMTFQISIKGGTEMNYRMEEKEGFRIVGIHKRVPIMFNGVNPEIASMWKSLGLETIRTLKNLSNVEPAGLISASTNFSEGRLEEKGELDHYIGVATTKDCPAHLTPLEVPASTWAVFEAIGPFPETLQQIWGRIYSEWIPSSNYELIEGPEILWNEHKDVSSPTFKSEIWIPVVKK, encoded by the coding sequence ATGGATTCTCTTCAGGGCATGAATGGCGCGATACAGTATATAGAAGACCATCTTACCGATGAGATTGACTTTAAAGAAGTCGCAAGGATAGCGCTCTGCTCCGAATATCATTTTAAGCGAATGTTCTCCTCGCTTGCAGGCATTTCGCTATCGGAATACATCCGCCGCAGACGGCTAACTTGTGCAGCATTTGAGCTTAAAGACAGCCCCGTGAAGGTCATTGACCTGGCCATCAAATACGGGTACAACTCACCTGATTCTTTTGCACGGGCTTTTCAACAGTTACACGGTATCACCCCGTCAGAAGCCCGAAATAGTGGCCATCCACTGAAGGCTTACCCGCGAATGACTTTTCAAATTAGCATTAAAGGAGGAACTGAAATGAACTACCGAATGGAGGAAAAAGAGGGCTTTCGTATCGTTGGGATTCATAAAAGGGTGCCCATTATGTTCAATGGGGTGAACCCAGAGATTGCTTCTATGTGGAAAAGTTTAGGCCTTGAGACGATCCGGACACTCAAAAATCTTTCCAATGTTGAGCCGGCAGGGCTAATCAGTGCATCTACGAACTTTTCTGAGGGCAGGTTGGAGGAAAAAGGAGAACTCGATCACTATATAGGCGTAGCCACGACGAAAGATTGTCCGGCGCACCTCACACCGCTTGAAGTGCCTGCCTCTACATGGGCTGTATTCGAAGCGATCGGGCCGTTTCCGGAGACGCTGCAACAGATATGGGGCCGCATTTATTCCGAATGGATTCCGTCGTCCAACTATGAACTTATCGAAGGACCGGAGATATTGTGGAATGAGCATAAAGATGTGAGTTCACCCACTTTCAAAAGTGAAATATGGATACCCGTTGTGAAAAAGTAA